A single region of the Oncorhynchus kisutch isolate 150728-3 linkage group LG30, Okis_V2, whole genome shotgun sequence genome encodes:
- the LOC109874902 gene encoding NADH dehydrogenase [ubiquinone] 1 alpha subcomplex subunit 13 — protein sequence MAASKVKQDMPPPGGYGPVDYKRNLPKRGLSGYSMLAIGVGVMCFGYWRLFKWNRERRRLQIEELEARIALLPLLQAEQDRRQLRMLRENLEEEAVVMKDVPGWKVGENVFHTDRWVAPLTEELFNLRPREELLHKRFGFLWYV from the exons ATGGCGGCGTCCAAGGTGAAGCAGGACATGCCTCCTCCGGGGGGTTATGGTCCCGTTGATTATAAGAGAAATCTCCCCAAAAGGGGACTCTCTG GGTATAGCATGCTCGCCATTGGAGTCGGTGTCATGTGTTTCGGTTATTGGAGACTCTTCAaatggaacagggagaggag GCGGTTGCAGATTGAGGAACTGGAAGCAAGGATAGCTCTTCTGCCTTTGCTGCAAGCAGAGCAGGACCGGAG GCAACTACGGATGCTGCGGGAGAATCTGGAGGAGGAAGCAGTCGTAATGAAAGATGTCCCCGGCTGGAAG GTGGGAGAGAATGTCTTCCACACAGACCGCTGGGTGGCCCCCCTCACAGAGGAGCTGTTTAACCTTAGACCTCGGGAAGAGCTTCTACACAAGCGCTTTGGCTTCCTGTGGTACGTGTAG